TTGAAGAGCAATCGACCTTCGACGGCACGGATCGCAGGCTGAGACCGGACATGATCGTAAAGATGCCCAACGGCCGAGTAGTCGCTGTCGATGCCAAGACGCCGCTCAGCTCCTTCATGGAGGCGTTCGAGGCTAAAGATGAAGAGGAACGCGCCAGGCTGATCAAACAGCATGCCCAACAGGTTCGCAGTCACGTAGCGTCGTTAAGCAAGAAGGAGTACTGGGATGCGATCGGGCAAACGCCAGAGTTCGTCGTGCTCTTCCTGCCGGGCGAGGTTTACTACAACGCTGCCCTGGAGCAAGATCCCAGTCTAATCGAGTTTGGAGCCGAAAAGAAGGTCCTGATCGCCACGCCGCCGTCTTTGATCGGGCTTCTGAAGGCCGTGGCCTATGGTTGGAGCCAGCGACTCTTGGAAGAGAACGTCCGAGAGATCAGCAACGCGGGCAAGGAGCTGTACGATCGTCTGCGCACTATGGCCAACCATCTACACGATGTCGGCAAGAAACTGAACGGAGCGGCCGAAAGCTACAACACACTGGTCGGTTCCTATCAGACGCGCGCACTGGTATCGGCGAGAAAACTCAAAGAGCTCGGCGTCGCCAGCAAGACGGATCTTCCAGACATACCGCCCATCGACACCCAAGCCCGCGAGATCGAACCTTAGGTAACCTTAAGGCCAAATGCGCTCTCAGCGACCGCGACGGATCGATTGGCCCCTCGCGCTTTCGGTCCTATTGCTCGTACTCGTCGGTTTAGCAACGCTCTACAGCGCAACAGTCGGCTGGCGCGATGCGGCTTTCAAACGGCAGGCCATGTGGCTCGTCCTCTCAACACCGCTTGCCGTCGGATTGGCGATGATCGACCCCAAAGTCTGGTCGCGCCGATGGGTCTGGATCTACGCTCTCAATTTACTGCTCTTAATCCTAGTAATGCTGACCGCCGAGCGGATCAAAGGCGCGCAACGGTGGCTGGCTCTGCCTGGAGGCTACCAGATTCAACCTTCCGAATTGGCGAAGGTCTTTCTGGTCATCACGCTGGCGACGGCGCTCAGCCGAATGGGAGAAGAAATCAAGACTCTGCGCGGATTTCTGCTGTCGCTCGTCCATCTGGCCATCCCGATGGCGCTGGTCTTCAAACAGCCCGACTTGGGCACGTCGCTGGTGTTAGGCGCCATCTGGCTGGCCATGGTATTTGTAGCACAAGCACGAGCAAAACACATCCTAGCCACAGTCGCGGCAGGAGCCTTGGCATTTATCGGCATGTGGCACTTCGACGTACTGAAGGATTATCAAAAGAGCCGCGTGATCTCCTTCATCAACCCCGAGGCCGACGCGCGCCAGACAGGCTACCACCTGATCCAATCGAAGTACGCCATCGGGAGCGGTCAGCTGACCGGACTCGGCTATCTGCAAGGCGCTCAAAAGAAGCTGAGATATATCCCCGAACAGCACACCGATTTCATCTTCAGCGTGATCGGCGAGGAGCTCGGCTTTCTGGGCGGCACGGCGCTCTTAGCGCTCTTTGGTTTCTTTCTCTTTCGAATCTGGAGGATCATGATCGCCGCCAGCGAACCGATCTATAGCTTCATGGCCGCAGGGCTGTTAGCGATGTTCGCGTTCCATATTGTCTCGAATATCGGTATGACCATGGGACTGTTTCCGGTTGTTGGCATCCCGTTGCCGTTCCTCAGTTCCGGCGGTAGCATGATGCTGGCCTCGATGTTGGGAGTTGGCCTGCTATTGGGATTGAGCGGCCGCGGCAGCGGGTTGAGATTCTGAACATGAAGGCGATAGTCTGCTACGTGAGACCCCACAAGTTAGAAGAAATCAAGACTGCCTTGGTCGATTTGGGCGCAATGGGTATGACCGTCTGCGACGCTCGCGGATGCGGATCGCCCCGAGCAGACGACCCGGATTGGGTGATCCGAATGCCGGTGCGAACGAGGCTGGAACTGGTCGTCCCGGACGACCGAGTAGAAGAGACGATCGAGATGATCCTGCGCAACGCTCGTACAGGCCAGGCAGACGACGGCAAAATCTTTGTGCTACCGATCGAGAGCGCGATACGAGTCCGGACCGGGGAGGAAGGCGAGATCGCCGTTACTTGAGAGCGCCAACCGCGTCGGTCGGCGATAGTCGTCGTTCGGCGCCGGATAGTCGATCGTGTAGTGCAAGCCGCGGCTCTCTTTGCGCCAAATCGCCCCGGCCACTATCAGAGAGGCGACGGTAACAAGACTTCTGACCTCGAATCCATCGGGATCGGCAGAACGTGCGGGCGAGTCGAGCGTTCGAGCAATCTCCTCTAACCGCGCATGAGCTTCAGTCAGCCAAGCATTGGATCGCACGATGCCCGCGCAGCGCTGCATCAAAGCTCGAATTTCTGAGCGAATTTCTCCGGACGGAACATCGGAAACAGAGATTGCCTCAGAGCCTAAGTTGGGCAATTGCGGCAGTTCGATCCCTGCAATGTGCTCGCTGGCCTGCCGAGCAAAGACCAATGCCTCCAAGAGCGAGTTGCTGGCCAATCGATTGGCGCCGTGCACGCCGGTGCAGGCCGCCTCTCCACAGGCAAACAGGTTCGGGATCGACGTGCGGGCGTACAGGTCGGTCTCGATTCCTCCGCACGAATAGTGCGCCGCCGGCACAACGGGAATAGGCCGCTCGACGGGGTCGATGCCCTGTCGTCGGCATGCCTCGGTGATGGTCGGAAACCGCCTCTCGATGCGCTCCTTCCCCAAGCGCGCCATATCCAAAAGCACAAACTCGTCGCCTGTTTTGTGAAGCTCGGCGTCGATCGCCCGTGCGACGATGTCTCTAGGCGCCAGTTCCGCTCGAATGTCGTAGTCGGGCATGAACCGATAGCCGTCCTTTCGGATCAGCAGAGCCCCTTCGCCTCGCACAGCCTCCGAAATCAAGAAGGAGCGATTGTGCGAACCGTAGAGACTGGTGGGGTGAAACTGAATGAACTCCATATTCGAAACGACCGCGCCTTGCACCGCGGCGATAGAGATGCCGTCGCCCGTGGCGATGGCCGGATTGGTGGTATGCAGATAAACCTCGCCGCAACCGCCCGTTGCGATCAGCGTGCACCGCGCATGAATCGCGGTCGTCTTGCCATCCCTTAAAATGCTTGCGCCCCAGCACTGCCCGTCCCTTATTACTAGGCTGGTGGCGCAACACCGTTCGTGCAGCGTGATTTCTGGATGATCTCGAATGGCTGTCAGCAGCGCTCTTTCAATTTCTGCGCCCGTCTTATCGGCGCGATGAGCGATGCGATGTCTGCCATGCCCCCCTTCTCGCGTCAGGTCTAAACCGTAGATGTCTCGTCCGGGGCGGGCGCGGTCGAATTGGCAGCCGATGTCCAATAGCCATTGCACCATCTCGGGGCCGCGTCGAACCAACAGCTCGACCGCCTTCGGATCGCAAAGGCTGGCGCCCGCCGAAAGCGTGTCGCGATAGTGATCCTCGACCGCATCGTCCTCTCCCACCGCCACCGCTATCCCGCCCTGCGCATAGTTGGTGTTCGATTCAAAGCTTTCCTTCTTGGTTATGATAGTAACTTGTCCGTATGGCGCGGCGCCCAAAGCAAAACTTAGCCCCGCAATGCCGCTGCCAATGACAAGAATGTCGGTCTTTATCGCTTCCTGGCTCAATGCGAAAATCGCTCCTCTTCGGCCTGATGCAACCGAAAAGAGAGTACCGCCAACTCCTGCAAAAAGTAGGCGTTTCGCACATACACCTTCGGAGAAGTCTTGAGGTAGACCGGCGCAAAGTTCATGATCGCCTTGATCCCCGCCGCAACGAGGAGATCGGCGACATCCTGGGCGTTCTGAGCCGGTACGGCGAGCAGCGCGATCTTTGCGTCGATCGCATCGTTGACTTTGCACAGTTCCGAGATGTCGCGCACGATCAGTCCATTGAAGGAAGTTCCGATCTTCTTGGGATCGTTGTCAAAGACTGCGGCAATATGAAAATTGTAGGCGGAAAAGCCCGGATAAGCTGCCAAGGCGGCCCCCAGGTTTCCAGCCCCGATCAGCAAACAGGTCTGCTCGTGGTCGATCCGCAGGATAGACGCGATCTGGCTAAGGAGTTCTGACACGTCATAGCCGACCCCGGGTTTGCCAAAACCGCCGAAGAAGGAGACGTCCTTTCGAAACTGGGCCGCACCGATGCCTGCAGTCTGCTCAATGTCGGCCGAAGAGACTGTCTCAACGCCTTGCGCCTGCAGTTCGCTCAGCAGTTGCAGATAGGTGGCCAAACGTTCCAGCGTCGGCGCGGGGGCAGAGGGCTTCGAACTCATCCCCGCGTCCAGCCTTTACGGCTCCGGTTGAATATGGGTCAGCGCATCCTCTAACTCCAATCCGCGGTTGCGCCGGAGGTCCTCGATCTGTTTGCCCAGATTGTTCAGCTTGCGCATGGCGCGAAGCTCGATCTGCCGCACCCGTTCTCGCGTTACGTTCAATTCGGCCCCGACCTCTTCCAAAGTGCGCTGCCGTCCGTCGTCCAAACCAAAGCGCAGACGAACGACAACGCTCTCCTTCTGAGTCAGCTTGTCCAAGATCATGTCCAGCTGCTCGCGCTGAATCAGACTGTGGGTAACGTCCTGGGGCGACGGCATGTTGGTCGACTGGATAAAGTCCCCCAAAGAGGAGTTGTCCTTCTCGCCAACGGGCGTCTCCAGAGAAAGCGGCTCGATAGCGACGCGGCGCATCTCGCGCACGCGATCCGGCGGCATGTGGCGCATCGCCTGGCCCATTTTCTCGCGCACTTCCTCTTCGGTCGCCTCGCGCTGAAGCTTGTTCCGATAATCCTGCCGCACGCGCTCCTGAGCGATCTCGTTCGAAATCTCTTCGTCGGTAGGCTCGCGATGAAGCTCTTGCTGCAACCGCTGCTCCGTCTTGACCACCTTATTGATCAACTCGGCCACATAGACCGGAATTCGGATCGTGCGCCCCTGGTTGATGATCGCGCGAGCAATGGCGCGCCGAATCCACCAAGTGGCATAAGTGCTGAATCGGAAGCCCTTCTCAGGGTCGAACTTCTCGACGGCGCGAATCAGGCCCAGATTGCCTTCCTGGATCAGGTCGGCCAACGGGATGCCCTTGGCGCTGTACTTCTTAGCGATACTGACCACCAAGCGCAGATTCGACTCGATCAGCTTCTTCTTGGCCTCGTCGATTTCGTTCAGGCGCAGATCCATCTCCAAGCCGGTCATATTGGCGGCAGAGGCCCATTCGCTCTTCTTGGGATCGCGCTCAAGGTCGTTTCGAAGCTTTTCGCGCAAACGAATCAAGGCTTCGCCTTCCTGCACCAACTTGGCCAAGCGAAGTTCCTCGCTGGCGGTCAGCAGGTGTGAACGACGAGTCTGGAGCATCCACAGCTCCAGCTCGACGTTGTCCTCTTCGAAGGTAGTCTCTTCTTCGACGCCCCAGCCGTATGTCTCTTCCTCTTCGGCGGCCAAATCGTCATCGACCTTGGGCAACAGAGCGCCCAACTCCTCATCGACGACCTCTTCGGCAGTGAGACCTGGCTGTTCTTCTATGTAAAGCGTATCCGAGACTGGGTTGCTTCGAACGATGGCGCTTCTCTTGCGATTCTTCCCCTCAGATCCTGTCATCACGTTTAGTTCTTCATCTACGATCGGCATTTGGCTTCACCTCCCGGTCGCATCCTGCGGACCGGACATTGTGACGCGCGTCCTTGTCCCGTTCCCGTCTTAGCCGACCTGAGCCCCGTTTCCTATATCTATACGCCTTATGCGGGCGCTAAGTTTCCGTACGGCATCCCGCAGAAAGGCCAGTATTCGTCTCAGTCCGGCAACGGCGCGCACCTGTTATATTAAACGCAAGGCGCGGGGATTCCTGCCGGAGCGAAAAATAGTATAACAAGAAATCTCGGAATTGCCAACGGGTAATTTGCGGGTAAAGGCGGCGATTGGAGGCGCGGAGCGGATTCGAACCGCTGAATAGGGGATTTGCAGTCCCCCCCCTTAACCACTTGGGTACCGCGCCTCGCCGAAGCTGAAGTATACCTTAAGGCAGTTCCATCAGCCTCTGCAGGCTAGCGGCAAGCGAGGCGGTCGTCAAGGGAGCTTCCGCCATGCTCCCGGCAAAGGCCGCAATCAGATTCTCAGCGCAATCTCGATACTTCTTTTCGCCGGTCATTCGTGCCGCCGCGATCAAGACATCGGCTACCACCGCGTTGTCGCTCGGAAGGCCCTCGTCCGTTCCCCAAGCAAGAGGCGTAACGACGACCGATCCATATTGCCGCAGATGCGAGACGTCGTAAAATGCACCGTTCGAACCCGGCGCGCAGCACCGTTCGATAGCCTTATCCAAAAGCCGAATACCCCATGCTCTAATCTCCGGATCGCCGATTAGAGCGCTCAGCTCCAGCGCTGCTAACACGGCCCAAACATCGTCTGCCACCCAGTCTTGGGTCTGCCGATGAGCGGTGTGATAGATAAACTGATTAGCCGACAGCAACGATTGAAGGGTTCTAAAGGTGCGTTCTGCGGCGTCTCGCACCCACTCCGTTTGCTCGCTAACCGGCATGACTCGCGCGAAACGGCAAAGCGCTACAATGGCTGCCCCCTGCGCGTCGGCCTTGAGAGTGGTATCGATCTGACTAATTCGCGAGTCGCGCTGCCCAGACGCAGAACCGGTCAAGATCGATGGCTGGAACAAGGCCGCGTTCCGAAATCCTGCAGGCCGTTCGCCCCACAGATCGCGGCGCAGAAATTCTACGATGTCCAGCGCAGTTTTCGCAATCGCCGGATCCTTGGTCAGATCGTAAAGGTCGCAGTAGACATCGAGATAGAGCGCATTGTCTATTGCGCGCTTGGCTCTAAAGGGCAACTGCCCTTTTCCGGCGCCCTGATCGACAAAGAAGCCAAACCCCCTATCGTCCCAGCGAGCGCTCTTCCTTTGGTCCCAAAGCAACTGAAGCGCCATGAGGCGAACGCTCCGAATGTCGCCGCCGGCACGCGCGACGGCAAAACGAAGCGTCGTGAGCGGCCTGGCAGCGCCTGGCGTCGCTTGCGAGAGCGAATTCATGATGTCGGAAGAGAGCCGATCGAGAAGCTCCTCGCTCACGGGTCCTGCATCGGGGATGCGCGTCAGCGCCATCTTCATCTGCTCGGCCCGCTGACGGGTGGCTTGAGGCTGGTTCTTATAGAGCCGGAAAAACTGGTCGAGCGCTCGTCCCAAATTAGTTCGCGAATCGACCGCGATTGCAAAGATCGCGATGCCTTCTGGATCGAGCGTCAATCCTACCGGAATTCCCCGACGCACGCCCAACACCTCTGCCTGATTCAACAAGTGCCGAGCCACTTTGGGGCTCGAATCGAAATCTACTTTGACCGGTATGGCTTGGGTGTTAAGAAGGTTGGCGATGCCCTCGTCGTGATAAACGTCCTCGTTCGCCCAAGCGGCGCCGGCCGACCAAGAAGCGCCTAACTCGGCATAGACCGGCTTGCCGCTCCTTTGCGCCTCTTCAAAGACCTCGGCGCCCCACTCTCTCCACTCGATCGGCTGATTGCTACAGCTTCGAAGGTAGAAACTAGCCGAATGAACGAGCGGGTTGGGGCTTTGCTCGCGCTCGATGACGCGCGCATACCGCCCCAGCCAACCCATGCAGAGGATCAAAAAGGCGACCGCGCTGAGAACGCGAAACCGCGGCTCCCGCTCCATAACGACTTATTATGGCTTAGACCCTTCGAACAGCCTCGCGAGTGTACGCCAAACACGCCTGAATGTCTGGCACCGGATTGTCCGGATTCTCCTCGTACTCCAATGCAAGAACGCCGTTGAATCGAGCGGAGCGAAGCGCCTTTAAGAAGCCGACCGTATCCAGATCGCCCTGGCCTAACACGGTCCAAGCGCGCCTATCCTTGACGTCTTTAAGATGAGCGCCGTAAACGCGGTCGGGCCAGCGCCGCACAACGGCCGAAGGATCGACCCCAGAACGCAAGAAGTGGCCGGTGTCGACGCAAAGGCCGATGATCTTCGGTTCCTTGGTCATCACAGCCTCGAGATGCTCGATTCGATCATAACGGCTGCCTGGGCCGTGGTTGTGAATGGCGATCCTGACCTTGTATTCGTTGGCCATCTTGGCCAGATAGCGAAAGCTCTCGGGAGCCGGATCCGCCGATATCGTCTCGATTCCCATATACTTGGCAAACTGAAACGTCCGCAGAGCTGCCTTCTCGTCGGCGC
Above is a genomic segment from Armatimonadota bacterium containing:
- the rmuC gene encoding DNA recombination protein RmuC; this encodes MTEYLIGALFGIAIGGLIAFFVWRIAQERIRPFDETKAELEKARNDLEALRIEIAKVDERLKASEESEMRMREAFKALSADTLEAATKSFLDLAEQRFNVHQEKSIGELEQRKQAVDSLVKPINESVGKVQQHLHDLETKREGAYSALQEQVKAMMDEARRLSGALKSPTSRGNWGEVQLRRTVELAGMTNYCDFEEQSTFDGTDRRLRPDMIVKMPNGRVVAVDAKTPLSSFMEAFEAKDEEERARLIKQHAQQVRSHVASLSKKEYWDAIGQTPEFVVLFLPGEVYYNAALEQDPSLIEFGAEKKVLIATPPSLIGLLKAVAYGWSQRLLEENVREISNAGKELYDRLRTMANHLHDVGKKLNGAAESYNTLVGSYQTRALVSARKLKELGVASKTDLPDIPPIDTQAREIEP
- the rodA gene encoding rod shape-determining protein RodA, whose translation is MRSQRPRRIDWPLALSVLLLVLVGLATLYSATVGWRDAAFKRQAMWLVLSTPLAVGLAMIDPKVWSRRWVWIYALNLLLLILVMLTAERIKGAQRWLALPGGYQIQPSELAKVFLVITLATALSRMGEEIKTLRGFLLSLVHLAIPMALVFKQPDLGTSLVLGAIWLAMVFVAQARAKHILATVAAGALAFIGMWHFDVLKDYQKSRVISFINPEADARQTGYHLIQSKYAIGSGQLTGLGYLQGAQKKLRYIPEQHTDFIFSVIGEELGFLGGTALLALFGFFLFRIWRIMIAASEPIYSFMAAGLLAMFAFHIVSNIGMTMGLFPVVGIPLPFLSSGGSMMLASMLGVGLLLGLSGRGSGLRF
- a CDS encoding P-II family nitrogen regulator, with amino-acid sequence MKAIVCYVRPHKLEEIKTALVDLGAMGMTVCDARGCGSPRADDPDWVIRMPVRTRLELVVPDDRVEETIEMILRNARTGQADDGKIFVLPIESAIRVRTGEEGEIAVT
- the nadB gene encoding L-aspartate oxidase — translated: MSQEAIKTDILVIGSGIAGLSFALGAAPYGQVTIITKKESFESNTNYAQGGIAVAVGEDDAVEDHYRDTLSAGASLCDPKAVELLVRRGPEMVQWLLDIGCQFDRARPGRDIYGLDLTREGGHGRHRIAHRADKTGAEIERALLTAIRDHPEITLHERCCATSLVIRDGQCWGASILRDGKTTAIHARCTLIATGGCGEVYLHTTNPAIATGDGISIAAVQGAVVSNMEFIQFHPTSLYGSHNRSFLISEAVRGEGALLIRKDGYRFMPDYDIRAELAPRDIVARAIDAELHKTGDEFVLLDMARLGKERIERRFPTITEACRRQGIDPVERPIPVVPAAHYSCGGIETDLYARTSIPNLFACGEAACTGVHGANRLASNSLLEALVFARQASEHIAGIELPQLPNLGSEAISVSDVPSGEIRSEIRALMQRCAGIVRSNAWLTEAHARLEEIARTLDSPARSADPDGFEVRSLVTVASLIVAGAIWRKESRGLHYTIDYPAPNDDYRRPTRLALSSNGDLAFLPGPDSYRALDR
- a CDS encoding redox-sensing transcriptional repressor Rex; this encodes MSSKPSAPAPTLERLATYLQLLSELQAQGVETVSSADIEQTAGIGAAQFRKDVSFFGGFGKPGVGYDVSELLSQIASILRIDHEQTCLLIGAGNLGAALAAYPGFSAYNFHIAAVFDNDPKKIGTSFNGLIVRDISELCKVNDAIDAKIALLAVPAQNAQDVADLLVAAGIKAIMNFAPVYLKTSPKVYVRNAYFLQELAVLSFRLHQAEEERFSH
- a CDS encoding sigma-70 family RNA polymerase sigma factor; the protein is MLQTRRSHLLTASEELRLAKLVQEGEALIRLREKLRNDLERDPKKSEWASAANMTGLEMDLRLNEIDEAKKKLIESNLRLVVSIAKKYSAKGIPLADLIQEGNLGLIRAVEKFDPEKGFRFSTYATWWIRRAIARAIINQGRTIRIPVYVAELINKVVKTEQRLQQELHREPTDEEISNEIAQERVRQDYRNKLQREATEEEVREKMGQAMRHMPPDRVREMRRVAIEPLSLETPVGEKDNSSLGDFIQSTNMPSPQDVTHSLIQREQLDMILDKLTQKESVVVRLRFGLDDGRQRTLEEVGAELNVTRERVRQIELRAMRKLNNLGKQIEDLRRNRGLELEDALTHIQPEP
- a CDS encoding thioredoxin domain-containing protein, which encodes MEREPRFRVLSAVAFLILCMGWLGRYARVIEREQSPNPLVHSASFYLRSCSNQPIEWREWGAEVFEEAQRSGKPVYAELGASWSAGAAWANEDVYHDEGIANLLNTQAIPVKVDFDSSPKVARHLLNQAEVLGVRRGIPVGLTLDPEGIAIFAIAVDSRTNLGRALDQFFRLYKNQPQATRQRAEQMKMALTRIPDAGPVSEELLDRLSSDIMNSLSQATPGAARPLTTLRFAVARAGGDIRSVRLMALQLLWDQRKSARWDDRGFGFFVDQGAGKGQLPFRAKRAIDNALYLDVYCDLYDLTKDPAIAKTALDIVEFLRRDLWGERPAGFRNAALFQPSILTGSASGQRDSRISQIDTTLKADAQGAAIVALCRFARVMPVSEQTEWVRDAAERTFRTLQSLLSANQFIYHTAHRQTQDWVADDVWAVLAALELSALIGDPEIRAWGIRLLDKAIERCCAPGSNGAFYDVSHLRQYGSVVVTPLAWGTDEGLPSDNAVVADVLIAAARMTGEKKYRDCAENLIAAFAGSMAEAPLTTASLAASLQRLMELP
- a CDS encoding sugar phosphate isomerase/epimerase, with translation MQYGPFKMGIQSYSLRGQKLSDALRTTHQLGIGFWEAYPEHIPTENLVRRIYEHRKALADSKVRLLGYGVVSFGADEKAALRTFQFAKYMGIETISADPAPESFRYLAKMANEYKVRIAIHNHGPGSRYDRIEHLEAVMTKEPKIIGLCVDTGHFLRSGVDPSAVVRRWPDRVYGAHLKDVKDRRAWTVLGQGDLDTVGFLKALRSARFNGVLALEYEENPDNPVPDIQACLAYTREAVRRV